The nucleotide window CCTCATACGCTTGCAGTTGGTTCAACTCCCTATATTCCCACAGTTCCTTTACCTTACGTAACAGTAGGTTCATCGCTCAGGTTTATAGCTTCACCATACTCTTCACAATTCTACGGGATATTTCCGGGAGGTCCCTCAGAGAGTCTAGTTAGTGAGTTTAGGGAGAATCAATTACCCTTATGGCTATCCTTCAAATACGTCTCCTATTCTGGGTATAATTACACTACAATAGCGAAAATATCATTAGAGCCGTGATAGTGATGAAAGTTTCAAATATGATTTACATTATCATTTCAATTGTACTAGCGTATATAATGCAAATCTTTGTATTGTATCCATTTACAGCCATAGTTGTAGGAGTACCATTAGGATTATTAAGCAGGAAATATTCAATGATAGGAAGTTTTCTCATAGGGTTCTTGTCCTCGCTTTCCCTTTACCTAATTTACCCTATTGACGGCGTTAGTAGGATGGCAGAAATAATTGGACGATTAATTAACGCTAACCCATTTCTAGCTATACTTCTTTACCCACTAATTTATGGTACAATATCATTAATTAGTGCGCTATTATTCTATTATATAATTAGAGTAAGTAAATAAATAATGTACTCTTGTTGGCTTTACGATAATCGTTTCTTTTTGTCTTATTTGGTGTTGTAGTAGTATTTTCTTACATAACCTATCTGTTATTCTCGTAATTTCTCACCTCTCCTTATCCCAAGGATGTGAAGAGGGAAGACTTTTACTCGTCCTTTTATTTATAACATTAATATCAGAGGATAATTCTATTAAAATAGAGAAAACGCTTAATAATATTACTGATTTATTTTCAAAAGGATGATTTTGGGTCTACCAGTGAGGGCGGAGTAGTTCACTAATATTGAGTACAATCAGATCAACGAACATATAATTAAGGGATTACGCTGAGAAATGCCTAAAGCTAGTTTGCCTTACTATTCCGAAGTGTTGATAGGAGTTAGGAAATGTATGAACGTTTTAGTTACCAAGAGTTTGGTAGAGGTTAGAGAAACTGAAGACTACTCACTACTTTTCTTCCTAGGTGCATTCTTCGGAGCTTTCCTAGTATTGTTTGAAGCTAGAATTGCAAATTGCTGTACGTTTGGTCACATACTGTCCGGAAACCTACAGATGGTGATTTCGAGTTTCGCATTCCTAATTGCAGTAATGTTAGGAGTGTGGATAACTTTAAGCTTAGTGTTGAGACTGAGAATTAACAGCATAGGATATAGGTGAACTACTATATAGATGATAAGGGATACTTTCTCTCTTTATGGAAATATATATATAGCAATATCTTTTTTCCTTTCACTTTTTCCTATTCTCATGTGCTTTCACTTCCCTTAACGTTTCATACACTAAAATTCCTATAAATAGCGTAACAACACCTATTTCCAAAGAGTTTAAGCCGAGTGAAATCATGAATAGTGCTGAAAGTATTATTGCGAAAACTTGGATTACTGGAAAAGCGGGAGATCTGAAACTTCCCCTTAGACCTTTCCTTCTGACAATTATGACTTCCAGACCAGTAAGCATATAGGAAAATATGATCCCGAAATTACTGGCTAACGCTATTGCCTCCACGTTCCCTAATAGTAGCGATGCTAACATTATCCCACCTACAACTAATAGCTCGTGTTTTACTGGTAATTGGAAATCCCTTGACAATTGCCTTAAAGTCCTTTCACTGGCAACAATGATGGATAAGGTTACGCTAATAGTTGCTAGGATTGCTGATATTGAAGTAATTAGGAACAACCATGTGGGAGCGTGAATTTGGGATAGGGCTAAGGAGAGAGGGGCTGAAGTTTGACCGTAATAGTACCAAGGCATTGCGTCAACCATGGAGAATATAACTGAGATATAGATTATTGAGGTTATTATTAACGACATCACAATCGCCCTTGGGATTACCTTTTCACCGTTTTTAGTTGATGGCGTTAGTGTGACAATTGTGTTAAAGCCGGAATAGGAGAAAAAGGCCAAATTCGACGTTGTCAATACTCCTTGTATTCCATGGGGAAACAACGGTACGAAATTATGTACTTTTATCCCTACTATAATGGGGATTGTTAATGAGAAGAGTATTAGACTTGAAATGTTTATTATCACAAATATCGTATCGACTTCAGCAACTGTCCCTATCCCGAAATAGTCCAAAACCAGTAAGATTACGATGAGTATCACAGCTAAAGTGTAGTAAAGCGTTTTGGGTAGACCAAATAGTAGGAGATAGCCCGAAAAGCCTAGAGCAGTTGCAGCTCCGCCAATTACATATGATATTACCCTAAACCAACCCACTAGGAATCCGGACATTTCCCCTAAGGTCTTTAAGGTAAAACTGTAAACTCCTCCTTCAACGTCAGTGAAAATCGAGGATAATTCTGCACTATTTAATCCAATTGACATTGCGAAAATTGCAGTAAATATAAAGGCTATTATTGCTCCAGGCCCAGCGACGCTTATCGTCGAACCCGCCATAACGAATATACCAGCTCCTATTATGTTTCCTAAACCAATGAATAAAGCTTGCCAAAAGGTCAGTAGTTTCTTTTCACTCATTGGTTTAACTAGTTTTCTCCAGTTTTAAATATCCATCTTTCAATTTTATATTAGATTTGGGAAAAAGCTTAAAAAAGGGAAATATCTTCCTTTAAATCGATAAAAATGAATAAATATATTTTAGTTTCTGTATTATTAATCTTGGTAACTGTAAGTGGAGTTATAGGTTACCTAGTGGGAAGTACAAACCACGAAACTACGCAAACTATAGTACAAGGGCAAAAGATAATAGTATATCCACAGAGTGATCCTGCGAATTTAGGAAATGGTGAAGACTACCTAATAAACCCAGTATTTCCATATCACACGATAGCTGCACAATATGCCTATGTTACTCCAGGTGAAGGTTTAGTATTTATAGGAAATCCCTACATTTCTGGTAATGGCTATTTAGCAGGTGCTAAAGGGGCTGCAGTAGTTTCCTCAATGTTAGCCTACCAACCCTTAACTAGCTATAACTATTATCTGTATATTAATTCTCCGAGTTGCATTAACGTGGGTGGTGCAGTAAAGACTGATTCCGCTACAGTTATGTATTTAGCATCAATGCTAAATGAACAATCTTCATTAAATAAGTCGTTATACTTCTTAGGGGATGTTGGCTTAGAAGGTTACATGTACTCAACTGGTGTTGTATACCAAAGGATTGTACAATTGTATGAGGGAGGAATTTATTACTTGGTAGTTCCTCAAATGATGGCTCTGGCTGAGGGTCAAAATTACCAAATGGCATTACAATTCGCTAAAGAGCATGGAGAAGTTTTGTATACAGTCTCATCAATACCACAAATTTATCAAATAGTAACACAATCACAATTACCCCAACAAAAAGGTTACATTGATTTCCCAATCAATTTCAGTGCTGGTTTTCAGTACTTAAGCCAAATTTACAGTACGTTGTACAATGGAAGTATTAATGCTACTGCAAAGGCTATGGCTCAAAAGTATTGGAGTGAAGCTGAGAGTTTAGCAAAGAGTGGAAATTATACCACCTTTTACTTCTTACCGAACCCCGCAGTTAACGCAATTGAATTACTTTATCAGAACAATTATAATTTATCAGCTGAAGTTGATAAGGCAATTTTAGAAGCAAGTAATTTGAGCAATTTGTGGAAGATCGAAACTGCTAGCGAAGCTGCATATTTATTTACCGGTAATTTATCAGATAAGATATTGGCTAACGCTTGGGCTTCCTTGAGTTTGTCCATAAATGTAGGATCGTCCATTACACCCTATGGTTTCTATCGGGGATTGTATAATGCGTTTATAATTGATTTATACGCAGCTGAGTATGTTGATAGTGTTACCAACTCTCAATATGGTAACATTTCGCTACTATTACAAACGTATAGAAATCCTAACGTGATATATGACTTTGGTTTCTTCTCCAACTACTACGCTAAGATGAGTATAAAGTTTAGAGATTACTTCTTAAAGCAGTTGAACACTACGGATCAACAAGTAGTGTTGAATTCAATTTACTCATATATGGCAAACGAGACTCAAATACTTGAGAACGCAGCAGCCTATTACGATGGACCTTCAGTTGTCGGCTATTTAATGATGAGTCAT belongs to Saccharolobus solfataricus and includes:
- a CDS encoding YeeE/YedE thiosulfate transporter family protein, which translates into the protein MPKASLPYYSEVLIGVRKCMNVLVTKSLVEVRETEDYSLLFFLGAFFGAFLVLFEARIANCCTFGHILSGNLQMVISSFAFLIAVMLGVWITLSLVLRLRINSIGYR
- a CDS encoding APC family permease, with amino-acid sequence MSEKKLLTFWQALFIGLGNIIGAGIFVMAGSTISVAGPGAIIAFIFTAIFAMSIGLNSAELSSIFTDVEGGVYSFTLKTLGEMSGFLVGWFRVISYVIGGAATALGFSGYLLLFGLPKTLYYTLAVILIVILLVLDYFGIGTVAEVDTIFVIINISSLILFSLTIPIIVGIKVHNFVPLFPHGIQGVLTTSNLAFFSYSGFNTIVTLTPSTKNGEKVIPRAIVMSLIITSIIYISVIFSMVDAMPWYYYGQTSAPLSLALSQIHAPTWLFLITSISAILATISVTLSIIVASERTLRQLSRDFQLPVKHELLVVGGIMLASLLLGNVEAIALASNFGIIFSYMLTGLEVIIVRRKGLRGSFRSPAFPVIQVFAIILSALFMISLGLNSLEIGVVTLFIGILVYETLREVKAHENRKK